One Azospirillum brasilense DNA window includes the following coding sequences:
- a CDS encoding cupin domain-containing protein, whose amino-acid sequence MDRNPPPRRALVPIDQRLIGSDPGKPAVFGAVLSGNPQESFLNLYDGGGGRFACGVWQCTPGTIAMADWPYEEFCVLLAGRVVITPRDGTPQEHGQGDAFVIPRGFTGVWEVRETIRKYYAIEKPLGPRAAMRRMLRAPLSLARRLWRRGEPALARGGF is encoded by the coding sequence ATGGACCGCAACCCGCCGCCGCGCCGCGCGCTCGTTCCCATCGACCAGCGGTTGATCGGGAGCGACCCCGGCAAGCCCGCCGTCTTCGGGGCCGTGCTGTCCGGCAACCCTCAGGAGAGTTTCTTGAACCTCTACGATGGCGGCGGAGGGCGGTTCGCCTGCGGGGTCTGGCAATGCACGCCAGGCACCATCGCCATGGCCGACTGGCCCTACGAGGAGTTCTGCGTGCTGCTGGCCGGGCGGGTGGTCATCACCCCCCGGGACGGCACGCCGCAGGAGCATGGGCAGGGCGACGCCTTCGTCATTCCCAGGGGTTTCACCGGAGTCTGGGAGGTGCGGGAGACGATCCGCAAATACTACGCGATCGAAAAGCCGCTCGGTCCCCGCGCCGCCATGAGGCGGATGCTGCGCGCCCCGCTGTCGCTGGCCCGGCGGCTGTGGCGGCGGGGCGAGCCGGCCCTGGCCCGTGGGGGCTTCTAA
- a CDS encoding 3-hydroxybutyrate dehydrogenase has product MTLTQKVAVVTGSTSGIGLGIARALAGAGADVVLNGFGDAAAIEELRAGLAAEFGVRVGYHGADLSKPAEIAALIGYAEETFGSVDVLVNNAGIQHVAPVEDFPAERWDAVIALNLSAVFHGTHHALPGMKRRGWGRILNIASVHGHVASVNKSAYVAAKHGVVGLTKTVALETAGTGVTCNAICPGWVLTPLVQKQIDAIASTKNIPEPQAKAELLGAKQPSGAFVTPDELGGLAVYLCSDSAAQMTGASLLMDGGWTAQ; this is encoded by the coding sequence ATGACCTTGACTCAGAAGGTCGCGGTGGTCACCGGCTCGACCAGCGGGATCGGCTTGGGCATCGCGCGGGCGCTGGCCGGAGCCGGGGCGGATGTGGTGCTGAACGGTTTCGGCGACGCGGCCGCCATCGAGGAACTGCGCGCCGGTCTGGCGGCGGAGTTCGGCGTGCGCGTCGGCTATCACGGCGCCGACCTGTCCAAGCCAGCGGAGATTGCCGCGCTGATCGGCTACGCGGAGGAGACGTTCGGTTCCGTGGATGTGCTGGTGAACAACGCCGGCATCCAGCACGTCGCCCCGGTGGAGGACTTCCCGGCGGAGCGCTGGGACGCGGTGATCGCGCTCAACCTGTCGGCCGTCTTCCATGGCACCCACCACGCCCTGCCGGGCATGAAGCGGCGCGGCTGGGGTCGCATCCTCAACATCGCCTCCGTGCACGGCCATGTCGCGTCGGTCAACAAGTCGGCCTACGTCGCGGCCAAGCACGGCGTGGTCGGGCTGACCAAGACGGTGGCGCTGGAGACGGCGGGGACCGGCGTCACCTGCAACGCCATCTGTCCGGGCTGGGTGCTGACCCCGCTGGTGCAGAAGCAGATCGACGCCATCGCCTCGACCAAGAACATCCCGGAGCCGCAGGCGAAAGCGGAACTGCTCGGCGCCAAGCAGCCCTCCGGCGCCTTCGTGACGCCGGACGAGCTGGGCGGGCTGGCGGTCTATCTGTGCTCCGACTCGGCGGCGCAGATGACCGGTGCCAGCCTGCTGATGGATGGCGGCTGGACTGCGCAGTAA
- the treY gene encoding malto-oligosyltrehalose synthase has protein sequence MAADADKPIPLATYRVQLRAEFGFDRTAGIADYMARLGVSHLYASPYMKARPGSTHGYDIVDHNALNPELGSEESFHAMVEALKRNGLGQILDFVPNHMGVGGADNGWWLDVLEWGPDSPYAGYFDIEWEPDRRYLHGKVLVPLLGDQFGAVLESGGLELRFDKETGGFAVWAYDTHKLPIRPADYGTILGDDQPDLERIGDAFRHLDQVRPHQIRRANALKAELAALVSEKPDVAEAVERRLKRFRGEEGEPESWRRLTDLIAAQNWRAAYFKVAADDINYRRFFNINELAGLRMEERELFDVAHRLAFKLVDDGTLDGLRIDHIDGLYDPRGYCERLAQATERPFYLVVEKILARHERLREDWPIDGTTGYEFANLMGGLFVDSKAEEAFTRLYADFTGRRESFDEVVRTSKIRIMDSEMSSELHVLARQASRIARANPRTADFTANILHQALKETIARFPVYRTYVDWRGVSELDRRSIDWAITQARKADPNTDGSAYDFLHRLLTTDLVAQPRSGYSRQQVLRFAMRFQQYSGPVMAKGLEDTAFYRYNRLAALNEVGGHPEHFGVGTANFHNANAERAARWPHAMLGSTTHDTKRGEDTRARLYALSEMPEEWERQIQTWSRLLRARRGDVEGTAPPDRNDEYLFYQLLVGAWPAELTGADPASLDPQAMTEFAERLAGAMTKSMREAKVHSTWAAPDEAYESAMTSFVHDALDVSRSTAFFDAFLPFQARLARIGMVNGLTQTLLKLTSPGVPDIYQGCELWNFSLVDPDNRRPVDYDVRRRLLDEVEGAEIGSLLSRWQDGAVKLSLTRRALALRAAMPDLFAKGEYLPLEATGERVEHVVAFARRLGDDTVVVAAPRLVGALGEAPDWGDTSVPLPRGQRWRNALTDGTLEAADAVTAADLFRDFPVALLVREG, from the coding sequence ATGGCGGCGGACGCCGATAAGCCGATTCCCCTGGCCACCTACCGCGTGCAGCTGCGCGCCGAGTTCGGCTTCGACCGCACCGCCGGAATCGCCGACTACATGGCGCGGCTGGGCGTCAGCCACCTCTACGCCTCGCCCTACATGAAGGCGCGGCCGGGCAGCACCCACGGCTATGACATCGTCGACCACAACGCCCTGAACCCCGAGCTGGGCAGCGAGGAGTCCTTCCACGCCATGGTCGAGGCGCTGAAGCGCAACGGGCTCGGCCAGATCCTCGACTTCGTGCCGAACCACATGGGTGTCGGCGGGGCGGACAACGGCTGGTGGCTGGACGTGCTGGAATGGGGGCCGGACAGCCCCTACGCCGGCTATTTCGACATCGAGTGGGAGCCCGACCGCCGCTATCTGCACGGCAAGGTTCTGGTGCCGCTGCTCGGCGACCAGTTCGGCGCGGTGCTGGAGTCCGGCGGGCTGGAGCTGCGCTTCGACAAGGAAACCGGCGGCTTCGCCGTCTGGGCCTACGACACCCACAAGCTGCCCATCCGGCCCGCCGATTACGGCACGATCCTCGGCGACGACCAGCCGGACCTGGAGCGCATCGGCGACGCCTTCCGCCATCTCGACCAGGTGCGCCCGCACCAGATCCGCCGCGCCAACGCCCTGAAGGCCGAGCTGGCCGCGCTGGTCTCCGAGAAGCCCGACGTCGCCGAAGCCGTGGAGCGCCGGCTGAAGCGCTTCCGCGGCGAGGAGGGCGAGCCGGAGAGCTGGCGCCGCCTGACCGACCTGATCGCCGCCCAGAACTGGCGGGCCGCCTATTTCAAGGTGGCGGCGGACGACATCAACTACCGCCGCTTCTTCAACATCAACGAACTCGCCGGCCTGCGCATGGAGGAGCGCGAGCTGTTCGACGTCGCCCACCGGCTGGCCTTCAAGCTGGTCGACGACGGCACGCTGGACGGGCTGCGCATCGACCACATCGACGGCCTCTACGACCCCAGGGGCTATTGCGAGCGGCTGGCCCAGGCGACGGAGCGGCCCTTCTATCTGGTGGTCGAGAAGATCCTGGCCCGCCACGAGCGGCTGCGCGAGGACTGGCCGATCGACGGCACCACCGGCTACGAGTTCGCCAACCTGATGGGCGGGCTGTTCGTCGACTCGAAGGCGGAGGAGGCCTTCACCCGCCTCTACGCCGACTTCACCGGGCGGCGCGAGAGCTTCGACGAGGTGGTGCGGACCAGCAAGATCCGCATCATGGACAGCGAGATGTCCAGCGAGCTTCACGTGCTGGCCCGGCAGGCCTCGCGCATCGCCCGCGCCAACCCGCGCACCGCCGACTTCACCGCCAACATCCTGCATCAGGCGCTGAAGGAGACCATCGCCCGCTTCCCGGTCTACCGTACCTATGTCGACTGGCGCGGCGTCAGCGAGCTGGATCGGCGGAGCATCGACTGGGCGATCACCCAGGCGCGCAAGGCCGACCCGAACACCGACGGCTCCGCTTACGATTTCCTGCACAGGCTGCTGACCACCGATCTGGTGGCCCAGCCGCGCAGCGGCTACAGTCGCCAGCAGGTGCTGCGCTTCGCCATGCGCTTCCAGCAGTACAGCGGTCCGGTGATGGCCAAGGGGCTGGAGGACACCGCCTTCTACCGCTACAACCGGCTGGCCGCGTTGAACGAGGTGGGCGGGCACCCGGAGCATTTCGGGGTCGGCACCGCCAACTTCCACAACGCCAACGCGGAGCGCGCCGCCCGCTGGCCCCACGCCATGCTGGGCAGCACCACCCACGACACCAAGCGCGGCGAGGACACCCGCGCCCGCCTCTACGCCCTGTCGGAAATGCCGGAGGAATGGGAGCGGCAGATCCAGACCTGGAGCCGCCTGCTGCGCGCCCGCCGCGGCGACGTGGAGGGCACCGCCCCGCCCGACCGCAACGACGAGTATCTGTTCTACCAGCTCCTCGTCGGGGCTTGGCCGGCGGAGCTGACCGGGGCGGACCCCGCAAGCCTCGACCCGCAGGCGATGACGGAGTTCGCGGAGCGCCTCGCCGGCGCCATGACCAAGTCGATGCGCGAGGCCAAGGTCCACAGCACCTGGGCCGCCCCCGACGAGGCCTATGAAAGCGCCATGACCAGCTTCGTCCACGACGCGCTGGACGTGTCGCGCAGCACCGCCTTCTTCGACGCCTTCCTGCCCTTCCAAGCGCGGCTTGCCCGCATCGGCATGGTCAACGGGCTGACCCAGACCCTGCTGAAGCTGACCAGCCCCGGCGTGCCGGACATCTACCAGGGCTGCGAGCTGTGGAACTTCAGCCTCGTCGACCCCGACAACCGGCGCCCGGTGGACTACGACGTCCGCCGCCGCCTGCTCGACGAGGTCGAGGGGGCGGAGATCGGCAGCCTGCTGAGCCGCTGGCAGGACGGCGCGGTGAAGCTCTCCCTGACCCGGCGCGCCCTGGCCCTGCGGGCGGCCATGCCCGACCTCTTCGCCAAGGGCGAGTATCTGCCGCTGGAGGCGACAGGCGAGCGGGTGGAGCATGTGGTGGCCTTCGCCCGCCGGCTGGGTGACGACACCGTCGTGGTCGCCGCCCCGCGTCTGGTGGGGGCGCTGGGCGAGGCTCCGGACTGGGGCGACACCTCGGTCCCGCTGCCGCGCGGGCAGCGCTGGCGCAACGCGCTGACCGACGGGACGCTGGAGGCCGCGGACGCGGTGACCGCCGCCGACCTCTTCCGGGACTTCCCCGTCGCCCTGCTGGTGCGGGAGGGGTGA
- a CDS encoding glutathione binding-like protein produces the protein MIDLHYWPTPNGHKITLFLEEAGLDYTIHPVDISAGDQFKPDFLAMSPNNRMPAIVDRAPADGGEPVSVFESGAILIYLAEKTGTFLPADLRGRKTVLEWLFWQVGGLGPMAGQNHHFVQYAPEQIPYAIDRYVKETNRLYGVLNKRLAGRAFIAGDELTIADMACYPWVVPHERQRQNLADFPELKRWFEAIQARPATVRAYEKGAELAKRPSVTDEGKKILFGQTAANVQK, from the coding sequence ATGATCGACCTTCACTACTGGCCGACCCCCAACGGGCACAAGATCACGCTGTTCCTGGAAGAGGCCGGGCTGGATTACACGATCCATCCCGTGGACATCTCGGCCGGGGACCAGTTCAAGCCGGACTTTCTGGCGATGTCCCCGAACAACCGCATGCCGGCCATCGTCGACCGCGCTCCGGCCGATGGCGGGGAGCCGGTGTCGGTCTTTGAATCCGGCGCGATCCTGATTTATCTGGCGGAGAAGACCGGCACGTTCCTGCCCGCCGACCTGCGGGGCCGCAAGACGGTTCTGGAGTGGCTGTTCTGGCAGGTGGGGGGCCTCGGCCCGATGGCCGGGCAGAACCATCATTTCGTGCAGTACGCGCCCGAACAGATCCCCTATGCCATCGACCGCTATGTGAAGGAAACCAATCGCCTCTACGGCGTCCTGAACAAGCGTCTGGCCGGCCGCGCCTTCATCGCTGGGGACGAGCTGACCATTGCCGACATGGCCTGCTACCCCTGGGTCGTCCCGCACGAGCGGCAGCGCCAGAACCTCGCCGACTTCCCCGAGCTGAAGCGCTGGTTCGAAGCGATCCAGGCCCGCCCGGCGACCGTCCGCGCCTATGAGAAGGGTGCGGAACTGGCCAAGCGCCCGTCGGTCACCGACGAGGGCAAGAAGATCCTCTTCGGCCAGACCGCCGCCAACGTCCAGAAGTGA
- a CDS encoding acetoacetate--CoA ligase, which yields MDQPPPGQSLSDQPLWTPSEARVAASNLTAFRQAASARFGLRLDDYDALYDWTIAGKEDFWRFLWEWAGLKGDLGGVALADGDRMPGARWFPEASLNYAENMLANAPDGEAVVFWAEDKVKRRWSGAELKAEVSRLQQALKAAGVGKGDRVAAVVPNMPETLAAMLATASLGAIWSSCSPDFGAQGITDRFGQIEPTVLFAPDAYWYNGKSHDIRAKIAQVLTELPTVKAAVIIPYVNETPDVSAIRGGVTLGDFTAPFAAAEPSFERVAFNHPLFILYSSGTTGKPKCIVHGTGGTLLQHVKEHRLHSDVKPGDRVFYYTTCGWMMWNWLVSGLAAGATLLLYDGSPFAPDGNILFDYADAEGMTLFGTSAKFIQQAEKSGLEPMRTHRLDTLRALASTGSPLMPENFAYVYRAIKSDIHLASISGGTDIVSCFVLGNPTAPVWAGELQTAGLGMAVAAFDDAGHAVSGEKGELVCTRPFPCMPVGFWADPDGAKYRAAYFERFPNVWTHGDFIERTVHGGWVIYGRSDAVLNPGGVRIGTAEIYRQVEQLPEILEAVCIGQEWDGDVRVILFVVLREGLTLDKALEDTIRKRIKENCSPRHVPARIVAVKDIPRTRSGKITELAVRDAVHGRPIKNTEALANPMALDEFRERPELEG from the coding sequence ATGGATCAACCGCCCCCTGGTCAATCGCTTTCTGATCAGCCGCTGTGGACCCCGTCGGAGGCGCGCGTGGCCGCCTCCAACCTGACGGCCTTCCGGCAGGCCGCGAGCGCCCGCTTCGGGCTGCGGCTGGACGATTACGACGCGCTCTACGACTGGACGATCGCCGGCAAGGAGGATTTCTGGCGCTTCCTGTGGGAGTGGGCCGGACTCAAGGGCGATCTCGGCGGCGTGGCCCTGGCCGATGGCGACAGGATGCCCGGCGCCCGCTGGTTTCCCGAGGCCAGCCTGAACTACGCCGAGAACATGCTCGCCAACGCGCCGGACGGCGAGGCGGTCGTCTTCTGGGCCGAGGACAAGGTCAAGCGCCGCTGGTCCGGCGCCGAGCTGAAGGCCGAGGTGTCCCGTCTCCAGCAGGCGCTCAAGGCCGCCGGCGTCGGCAAGGGCGACCGCGTCGCCGCCGTCGTCCCCAACATGCCCGAGACGCTGGCCGCCATGCTCGCCACGGCCAGCCTGGGAGCCATCTGGTCCTCCTGCTCCCCCGACTTCGGCGCCCAGGGCATCACCGACCGCTTCGGCCAGATCGAGCCGACCGTCCTCTTCGCCCCGGACGCCTACTGGTACAACGGCAAGAGCCACGACATCCGGGCCAAGATCGCACAGGTGCTGACCGAGCTGCCCACCGTCAAGGCCGCGGTCATCATCCCCTACGTCAATGAGACGCCGGACGTTTCGGCCATCCGCGGCGGTGTCACCTTGGGCGACTTCACAGCCCCCTTCGCGGCGGCAGAACCGAGCTTCGAGCGGGTGGCCTTCAACCACCCGCTGTTCATCCTCTATTCGTCGGGCACCACCGGCAAGCCCAAGTGCATCGTCCACGGCACCGGCGGCACGCTGCTCCAGCACGTCAAGGAGCACCGGCTGCACAGCGACGTGAAGCCGGGCGACCGGGTGTTCTACTACACCACCTGCGGCTGGATGATGTGGAACTGGCTGGTGTCCGGGCTGGCCGCCGGGGCGACGCTGCTGCTCTACGACGGCTCGCCCTTCGCGCCGGACGGCAACATCCTGTTCGACTACGCCGACGCCGAGGGCATGACTCTGTTCGGCACCTCGGCCAAGTTCATCCAGCAGGCCGAGAAGTCGGGGCTGGAACCGATGCGCACGCACCGGCTCGACACGCTGCGGGCGCTCGCCTCGACCGGCTCGCCGCTGATGCCGGAGAACTTCGCGTACGTCTACCGGGCGATCAAATCCGACATCCATCTGGCCTCGATCAGTGGCGGCACGGACATCGTGTCCTGCTTCGTGCTGGGCAACCCGACGGCCCCGGTGTGGGCGGGCGAGTTGCAGACGGCGGGGCTCGGCATGGCGGTGGCGGCCTTCGACGACGCCGGCCATGCGGTCAGCGGCGAGAAGGGCGAACTGGTTTGCACGCGGCCCTTCCCCTGCATGCCGGTGGGCTTCTGGGCCGACCCGGACGGGGCGAAGTACCGGGCGGCCTATTTCGAGCGCTTCCCCAACGTGTGGACGCACGGCGACTTCATCGAGCGCACGGTGCATGGCGGCTGGGTGATCTACGGGCGCTCGGACGCGGTGCTGAACCCCGGCGGGGTGCGCATCGGGACGGCAGAGATCTACCGGCAGGTCGAGCAGCTTCCGGAAATCCTGGAGGCGGTGTGCATCGGCCAGGAATGGGACGGCGACGTGCGCGTCATCCTGTTCGTGGTTCTGCGCGAGGGGCTGACCCTCGACAAGGCGCTGGAGGACACGATCCGCAAGCGCATCAAGGAGAACTGCTCGCCGCGGCACGTCCCGGCGCGCATCGTGGCGGTCAAGGACATCCCACGCACGCGCTCGGGCAAGATCACCGAACTGGCGGTGCGTGACGCGGTGCACGGCCGCCCGATCAAGAACACCGAGGCGCTGGCCAATCCCATGGCGCTCGACGAGTTCCGCGAGCGCCCGGAACTGGAAGGGTAA
- a CDS encoding response regulator — MKLLVVEDDPLIGPAIKAVMENAGYTVVGPLRDAAKATRLGVREQPDLALVDVYLAGGENGLTLARKLWEEHNIPSLLITGFDHRGEEARDFAVGLLRKPVMPDALVDAVGAVGEILAGLRPSSIPPALELFGRPERVSAAAPQPAPQSSPQPAQQPMRRQG; from the coding sequence GTGAAGTTGCTCGTCGTCGAAGACGACCCGTTGATCGGGCCCGCCATCAAGGCCGTGATGGAGAATGCCGGATACACGGTCGTCGGCCCTCTGCGCGACGCCGCCAAGGCGACGCGGCTGGGGGTCCGGGAACAGCCGGATCTTGCCCTGGTGGACGTCTATTTGGCCGGAGGCGAGAACGGGCTGACTCTGGCCCGCAAGCTGTGGGAGGAGCACAACATCCCCTCCCTGCTGATCACCGGTTTCGACCATCGCGGCGAGGAGGCGCGCGATTTCGCGGTCGGCCTGCTGCGCAAGCCGGTGATGCCCGACGCGTTGGTCGATGCGGTCGGGGCCGTCGGGGAAATCCTGGCGGGGCTGCGCCCGTCCTCCATACCCCCGGCGCTGGAGCTGTTCGGGCGGCCCGAGCGCGTGTCCGCCGCAGCGCCGCAGCCGGCGCCCCAATCGTCGCCGCAACCCGCACAACAGCCCATGCGGCGGCAGGGCTGA